From Homalodisca vitripennis isolate AUS2020 chromosome 1, UT_GWSS_2.1, whole genome shotgun sequence, the proteins below share one genomic window:
- the LOC124369059 gene encoding uncharacterized protein LOC124369059: MSLGVVGQPTQSQLVFLGAFHRAQFLGPVLFLLFINDLPRIVSGVNARICLFADDTSLTVRAPNQLSLRTLTSEKVCEIVHWFEQNELKLNGSKTNLMEFSISGSVSSEPLAISVGIVTRSLRVP; encoded by the coding sequence ATGTCTTTGGGTGTCGTAGGTCAGCCAACTCAATCTCAGCTGGTGTTCTTAGGGGCGTTCCACAGGGCTCAGTTTTTGGGTCCTGTCCTCTTTTTGCTCTTCATCAACGACCTCCCGAGGATTGTGTCTGGTGTCAATGCCAGGATTTGCTTGTTTGCGGATGACACATCACTCACGGTAAGAGCTCCGAATCAGTTAAGTCTTCGGACCTTGACATCGGAGAAGGTTTGTGAGATTGTGCATTGGTTTGAACAAAATGAGCTCAAACTGAATGGCTCCAAAACAAATCTCATGGAATTTTCCATAAGTGGTTCGGTGAGTTCCGAGCCGCTTGCAATATCTGTGGGGATAGTGACGAGATCTCTCCGTGTGCCGTGA